A part of Arachis hypogaea cultivar Tifrunner chromosome 12, arahy.Tifrunner.gnm2.J5K5, whole genome shotgun sequence genomic DNA contains:
- the LOC112730327 gene encoding uncharacterized protein, giving the protein MADKENPQLSQDDLLAQIAELQAEVRRIAEFSTQNNGENSKGSAQSTADPLNIVPPKEKLTLDNPFSEEITNYQMPKNFTLPTALEPYKGFGDPRAHVKKFQSMMFFNGPNNEPVLCRAFPTYLDGAALLWFSKLSAGSISSFEDLARSFIDYFAASRIYVHGSDFLGTIKQGQHESLKDYMTRFADATMEIQDLDPAVHLHALKAGLRPGKFRETIAITKPKTLEEFRERAAGQMEIEELREAQKSDKQPHRRDEERTFRSPGNRDTKKPPKPASKYNTYTRFNTRRENIIREILNARIIKPPARAGNYQDQRFVDKTKHCAFHRKFGHTTDDCIVAKDLLERLARQGLLDKYIETRKGRGGNSDRAEHKQATADDKKERTTPDPPRGVINHISGGFAGGGETSSARKRSYRAMLAIEGTIQPKKGKEPDVTISFNQIDFKSASPNLDDPVVISIQVGELLVRKTLLDPGSSADVLFYSTFTKMKLSEKLIQPSSGELIGFSGERVPIMGHIWLKTTMGEIPMPKSIDIQYLIVNCYSPYNIILGRPALNIFRAVVSTLHLCVKFPVQENKIATVYADHQEARQCYNAGLKPVQKEQEAQPQVQAIHTTANSATLADLDPREDLGERPRPMDDLQQITLTADDKQCTYVGEALEGADRARLIHILRQNADLFAWTPDDMPGINPEVICHKLAIDKTILPVAQKKRNLGEEKKQAALEETQKLLNAGFIREIRFTTWLSNVVMILMHPEDQSKIAFITEHENFCYKVMPFGLKNAGATYQRLMDKVFQQQIGRNMEVYVDDMVAKTPMQRSHCDDLVEIFRQLRAYNMRLNPDKCAFGVQGGKFLRFMLTSRGIEANPEKCRAVLNMASPKTVKEVQQLAGRIAALSRFLPAVANRSYHFFQTFSKGRKFNWTDECENAFTELKQHLTSPPILQRPETGNPLYLYLSVSNHAISSVLVTETGRKQNPVYFISRVLQPTETRYPKIEQLALALITTARRLRHYFQGHTIIVRTNQPLRQILTKPELAGRLIKWSVELSEFDIQYEPRKTLKSQVLADFISEMNNDTHNTEVRWSMHVDGASNKEGSGAGILLKEGDKVVAEQSLQFRFNASNNQAEYEALLAGLKLALQLQVPRITAYCDSSLVVHQIKGEFQVKDPLLEKYWLITKDLISKFKEFNIIHVNREQNTRADVLSKLATTRQAENTSALSQLTLDKPSFEQETILSITQVPDWRTPFIDYINTGTIPNDEPNLPLFRRRASFYTVLGNTLYRRGHSQPLLKCISNEEAEEVMAETHEGVCGNHIGGRALAAKILRTGYYWPTIKRDCITKVKACDNCQKHATLSETPAQELHTIEVSWPFDRWGLDILGPFPKAPGQVKFLLVSIDYFSKWIEAQPLAYITSEKVRSFLWKNIICRFGIPREIISDNGRQFTDHKLATFLTNFNIKHHFSSVEHPQTNGQVESANRIILQGLKKKLGEAKGEWADLIPEVLWSYKTSIQSATGETPFKLVYGAEALIPVEVSVPTLRTELYNQPNNQQARLAELDLVEEDRDISAIKQRARKRYLEQRHHKRVVHRSFNNGDLVLRRTEDARKPPAHGKLAANWEGPFRVLQNLGKRAYKLETLRGEQLPGTWNVSFLRKYQS; this is encoded by the exons ATGGCTGACAAGGAAAATCCACAACTTTCACAGGATGACCTCCTGGCTCAGATCGCTGAGCTTCAGGCGGAGGTACGAAGGATAGCCGAGTTCTCAACACAAAATAATGGAGAGAACTCCAAAGGCTCAGCTCAAAGTACGGCGGACCCTTTAAACATCGTCCCGCCAAAGGAAAAGCTCACCCTCGACAACCCCTTCTCCGAGGAGATCACGAATTACCAGATGCCAAAAAACTTCACGCTGCCCACCGCGCTGGAGCCGTACAAGGGGTTCGGCGACCCCCGAGCCCATGTAAAGAAGTTCCAatcaatgatgttcttcaacggcCCGAACAATGAGCCTGTCCTCTGTCGAGCATTTCCCACTTACCTAGATGGTGCAGCGTTACTCTGGTTTTCTAAACTTTCTGCAGGTTCGATCTCCTCCTTTGAAGACCTCGCCAGATCATTTATTGATTACTTCGCTGCATCAAGAATATATGTACATGGCTCGGACTTTCTCGGCACCATCAAACAAGGTCAGCACGAGAGTCTGAAAGACTACATGACCAGATTCGCGGACGCCACTATGGAGATCCAAGACTTGGACCCGGCCGTCCACCTGCATGCTCTCAAGGCCGGCCTCAGACCAGGCAAATTTCGGGAAACCATTGCCATAACAAAACCAAAGACGCTAGAGGAATTCCGAGAAAGGGCGGCTGGGCAAATGGAGATCGAAGAACTCCGAGAAGCCCAGAAATCAGACAAACAGCCACATCGGAGAGATGAGGAAAGGACTTTCAGATCGCCAGGTAACAGGGACACAAAGAAACCTCCTAAGCCCGCGTCAAAGTACAACACATACACCAGATTTAACACTAGAAGAGAGAACATCATCAGAGAGATCCTCAACGCCAGAATCATAAAACCACCAGCCCGAGCAGGGAACTACCAGGATCAACGATTCGTGGACAAGACAAAACATTGTGCCTTCCACCGAAAGTTCGGTCATACCACAGATGACTGCATCGTTGCGAAGGACCTCCTGGAAAGACTAGCACGCCAAGGTCTCCTGGACAAATACATTGAGACCCGGAAGGGCAGAGGAGGAAACTCGGACAGGGCAGAGCATAAGCAAGCAACGGCTGACGACAAAAAAGAGAGGACGACTCCTGATCCGCCAAGAGGAGTCATCAACCACATATCAGGAGGATTCGCAGGCGGAGGAGAAACAAGCTCGGCCAGGAAGCGGAGCTATAGAGCAATGCTGGCAATCGAAGGAACCATACAACCAAAGAAGGGCAAAGAACCAGACGTCACAATATCCTTCAACCAAATAGACTTCAAATCGGCAAGCCCTAACCTCGACGACCCCGTGGTAATTTCCATCCAGGTCGGAGAGCTGTTGGTAAGAAAAACATTGTTAGATCCAGGTAGTAGTGCTGACGTTTTATTTTACTCTACTTTTACCAAAATGAAATTATCAGAGAAATTGATACAACCCTCCTCTGGAGAGCTAATTGGGTTCTCCGGAGAGAGAGTCCCCATCATGGGGCATATATGGCTAAAGACCACAATGGGAGAGATCCCTATGCCAAAATCAATTGATATTCAATATCTAATAGTAAACTGTTACAGCCCTTATAATATTATACTTGGGAGACCCGCACTGAACATATTCAGGGCAGTGGTGTCCACATTACACCTGTGTGTCAAGTTTCCAGTGCAGGAAAACAAGATCGCTACGGTGTACGCCGACCATCAAGAAGCTCGGCAGTGTTACAACGCTGGTCTAAAACCAGTCCAAAAAGAACAGGAAGCTCAGCCCCAGGTTCAAGCAATCCACACGACGGCCAACTCAGCAACACTAGCCGATCTAGACCCAAGGGAAGACCTCGGCGAAAGACCTCGGCCAATGGACGATCTTCAACAAATAACACTAACAGCAGACGACAAACAATGTACATATGTGGGAGAGGCATTAGAAGGAGCAGACCGAGCAAGACTCATTCACATACTGCGTCAGAACGCCGACCTTTTTGCATGGACACCAGATGACATGCCCGGAATCAATCCAGAAGTCATCTGCCACAAGCTAGCAATCGACAAAACAATCCTACCAGTTGCACAAAAGAAAAGGAACCTCGGAGAAGAGAAAAAACAAGCAGCACTCGAAGAAACCCAGAAGCTCCTCAATGCAGGTTTCATCAGAGAGATTCGCTTCACCACATGGTTGTCcaacgtggtaatg attCTAATGCACCCAGAAGACCAAAGCAAAATAGCTTTTATAACAGAACACGAGAATTTTTGTTACAAGGTAATGCCCTTTGgcctaaagaatgcaggtgcgaCATATCAAAGGCTAATGGACAAAGTGTTCCAACAACAGATAGGCCGCAATATGGAGGTATACGTAGATGACATGGTAGCAAAAACACCAATGCAGAGGTCACACTGTGACGACCTAGTAGAAATCTTCAGACAACTCCGAGCATATAACATGAGACTCAATCCAGACAAATGTGCGTTCGGAGTACAAGGGGGGAAGTTCCTGAGATTCATGTTAACATCTCGAGGCATCGAGGCCAACCCAGAAAAGTGCAGGGCCGTGCTGAACATGGCAAGCCCAAAAACGGTAAAGGAAGTCCAGCAACTTGCAGGACGAATAGCTGCCCTGTCACGTTTCCTACCTGCAGTGGCAAACCGATCTTATCACTTTTTCCAGACATTCTCTAAAGGTAGGAAGTTCAACTGGACAGACGAATGCGAAAATGCTTTTACCGAACTTAAACAACACTTAACATCACCACCAATCCTCCAAAGACCAGAGACAGGTAACCCACTGTATTTATACCTATCAGTATCTAACCATGCTATAAGCTCGGTTTTAGTAACAGAAACAGGAAGAAAGCAAAACCCAGTATACTTTATCAGTAGGGTGCTACAACCAACAGAAACAAGGTACCCGAAGATAGAACAACTGGCGCTAGCACTGATCACCACAGCAAGAAGACTGCGGCACTATTTTCAAGGCCACACAATCATAGTACGAACGAACCAACCGCTAAGGCAGATATTAACCAAACCCGAGCTCGCCGGCAGATTGATAAAATGGTCGGttgagctctccgagttcgacatcCAGTACGAACCAAGGAAAACACTGAAGTCACAGGTGCTGGCCGACTTTATATCGGAGATGAATAATGACACACATAATACAGAGGTCAGGTGGAGCATGCATGTAGACGGAGCGTCAAACAAAGAAGGCAGTGGGGCAGGGATACTACTAAAAGAAGGAGACAAAGTGGTGGCCGAACAGTCACTACAGTTCCGCTTCAACGCAagcaacaatcaggcagaatacgaagccctaCTCGCTGGGCTAAAGCTCGCCCTACAACTACAAGTACCCCGAATAACAGCCTACTGCGACTCTTCCTTGGTGGTACATCAAATAAAGGGCGAATTTCAGGTAAAAGATCCTTTGTTAGAGAaatattggctcataacaaaggatctaatttcaaaatttaaagagtTTAATATTATCCATGTAAACCGAGAACAAAATACCAGGGCCGATGTGTTATCTAAGTTAGCCACAACACGGCAAGCCGAAAACACATCGGCACTGTCCCAGCTAACACTTGACAAACCCAGTTTTGAGCAAGAAACAATTTTGAGTATTACACAGGTCCCAGATTGGCGAACACCTTTTATCGATTACATTAATACAGGCACCATTCCAAATGATGAGCCGAACTTGCCGCTCTTCCGAAGAAGAGCAAGCTTCTATACAGTGCTCGGAAACACCCTATACAGGCGAGGACACTCACAACCATTGCTCAAGTGCATCAGCAACGAGGAAGCCGAGGAGGTTATGGCCGAAACGCATGAAGGAGTCTGCGGCAACCATATCGGCGGCCGAGCATTAGCAGCAAAGATATTGCGAACAGGATACTATTGGCCGACGATAAAACGGGACTGCATCACAAAAGTCAAAGCATGCGATAATTGTCAAAAGCATGCCACCCTTTCAGAGACCCCAGCCCAGGAGCTCCATACCATagaggtaagctggcctttcGATAGGTGGGGATTGGATATCCTCGGACCCTTTCCGAAAGCGCCAGGCCAGGTAAAGTTCCTCCTAGTGTCAATCGATTATTTCTCTaagtggatagaagcacaacCACTAGCATACATAACATCAGAAAAAGTACGATCTTTCCTATGGAAAAATATCATATGCAGATTCGGTATCCCAAGAGAAATAATCTCAGATAACGGAAGACAATTTACAGACCATAAGCTCGCCACCTTTCTGACAAATTTTAACATCAAACATCATTTCAGCTCAGTAGAGCACCCGCAGACTAACGGACAAGTTGAATCAGCTAACAGAATTATCTTGCAGGGATTAAAGAAAAAGCTCGGCGAAGCTAAAGGAGAATGGGCCGACCTCATTCCAGAAGTCCTATGGAGTTACAAAACCAGCATTCAATCCGCCACAGGGGAAACTCCCTTCAAATTGGTATATGGCGCAGAAGCGCTCATCCCAGTAGAGGTCAGCGTCCCCACGTTAAGGACCGAGCTCTACAATCAACCAAACAATCAACAAGCTCGGTTAGCCGAATTGGACCTCGTAGAAGAAGACAGAGACATCTCTGCCATAAAGCAGCGAGCCAGAAAACGATACCTAGAGCAAAGACACCACAAAAGAGTAGTTCACAGGTCTTTCAACAATGGAGACCTTGTACTCAGACGAACAGAAGATGCACGTAAACCACCAGCACATGGCAAATTAGCGGCAAATTGGGAAGGACCTTTCCGAGTCCTTCAAAACCTCGGAAAGAGGGCTTACAAATTAGAAACCCTTAGAGGAGAACAACTTCCAGGAACATGGAACGTCTCCTTTTTAAGGAAATATCAGTCGTGA